The Dongia rigui genome includes the window GCCACTCACGCGCACCATCATCGAATGCGATGCGCCGGGGCCGGCCGCCGCCTCGCTGCAGCACTACAAGTTCCGCTACGCGCCGGATAGTTTGGCGCGGTGATCCCTCTCAATTGCGCAACATCAAATTGGTCATCCCCGGGCTTGACCCGGGGATCCACTGCTTGCCGGAGAGAGTGGATGCCCGGGTCAAGCCCGGGCATGACGATATTGGTGCGTGAAGATATTGTTCGTTAAGCCGGCAAATCGGCGAGGCGCGCTTCGATGGCGGCCTGCAGCGGCAGGCTGGGCTGGGCGCCGGGATGGAGGCAGGCGAGTGCGCCGCCCACCGAGGCATAGCGCAGAGCTTCGGCGAGATCCTTGCCGCGATCGATGGCCGCTGCAAAACCACCGACGAAGGAATCGCCAGCCCCCACGGTATCGACCGGCTGGATCTTCAAGGCGCCGACCGATAGATCGCTGCCATCCTTGAGATAGGCGGCGGCACCGGCGGCACCTAATGTCACGATGACGGTGGTCTTGCTGGCCCCGGCAATGAACTTCGCCGCAGTGCGCGCATCGTCGATCGGATTGCCCAGGCTTGCCGCGATCTGCCGCGCTTCATTTTCATTGACGATCAGCCAATCGACCAGCGGCAGCACGTCGGTCGGGATCGGCGCGGCTGGCGCCACGTTCAGGAGGACGCGCGTGCCCTTGACCTTGGCACGGCGAATGATCGCCCAATTCTCGGTGAGCGGCACTTCCATCTGCAGGACCAGCAGTGTCTTTGGCCCCAGCAAGCTGTCCGACAGTTGCGACGCCTTGGTCTGGCGGTTGGCACCGGAGGCGACGACGACATGATTCTCGCCAAGCTTGTCGACGCAGATGGCAGCGAGACCCGTGGGATCGGCGACCGTGGTGAGGTGGCTGAGGTCGACACCCGCCGCCCGCAAATCGGTGAGTGCCGTTTCCGCCAACGGGTCGCCGCCCACACAGCCGATCATGGTGACGGCACCGCCGGCAC containing:
- a CDS encoding ribokinase, whose product is MIVVFGSLNVDVMIAVDHLPLPGETVLGPGYQLTAGGKGANQALAAARAGGAVTMIGCVGGDPLAETALTDLRAAGVDLSHLTTVADPTGLAAICVDKLGENHVVVASGANRQTKASQLSDSLLGPKTLLVLQMEVPLTENWAIIRRAKVKGTRVLLNVAPAAPIPTDVLPLVDWLIVNENEARQIAASLGNPIDDARTAAKFIAGASKTTVIVTLGAAGAAAYLKDGSDLSVGALKIQPVDTVGAGDSFVGGFAAAIDRGKDLAEALRYASVGGALACLHPGAQPSLPLQAAIEARLADLPA